Proteins encoded by one window of Branchiostoma floridae strain S238N-H82 chromosome 6, Bfl_VNyyK, whole genome shotgun sequence:
- the LOC118417801 gene encoding solute carrier family 12 member 4-like isoform X3, which produces MASVRFAVSSVKEDEDGISNEPVAASSPSESSAPLSPVSPPPRIEIVEYGREPHTYQKDGVEEEDETGEATSPTSPTSLTNSHDKDKEPGVADSNELLLQPKGNGPAKHNEASPFIDLEKDDPETNLALYEDEIHRRPVVSTILQGLVSYNPVQPGEKEHQQGEGKQVPRKNQLGTLIGVYLPCLQNILGVLLFVRLSWIVGMAGVLEAFIIVFMCCCTTMLTAISMSAIATNGIVPAGGSYFMISRSLGPEFGGAVGILFYLGTTFASAMYILGAIEILLTYIAPNMILFGTITGPEGQNNLFNNMRVYGTALLVLMGGIVFVGVKFVNKFATVALACVILSILAIFIGFFVTAGLPPTQPRICVIGEILVNPPDNDCSYIGPNNTVNDLWRAYCGEETNATCDPYYEDNHPIRIAGIPGLGRNNEFVKNGLNSYMLAGDAAPRRVGSPDRYEIVADITTTFTVLLGIFFPSVTGIMAGSNRSGDLKDAQYSIPRGTIGAIATTSTIYLTSVLMYGGTADGRLLRDKYGDSMGKGMLAAQVCWPNEWVVLIGSFLSTVGAGLQSLTGAPRLLQAIAKDNVIPLLGIFSRQSKRGEPTFAFFLTLFISEVGILIASLDAVAPIITMFFLMCYLFVNVASALQTLLKSPNWRPRFKFYHWTLSILGAGLCVALMFISSWYYALAAMVLAGGIYKYIEYRGAEKEWGDGIRGLALSAARYSLLRLEDAPPHTKNWRPQILVLCKLEDDLVPKHKQLLTFASQLKAGKGLTMVSAVVEGEYVDNYGTWQAAKQSLKRVMEEEKVKGFCEVMVTPNVIQGLCHMIQTAGLGGLNHNTVVLGWPHGWRQATNPMAWRVFIETVRNVSAGHQALLVPKGIQLFPDNNEKYTGTIDVWWIVHDGGMLMLLPFLLKQHKVWKACRMRIFTVAQLEDNSIQMKKDLEHFLYHLRIEADVQVVEMMTSDISAYTYERTLMMEQRNQMLKQMHLSKRESRKEIQSLTDMHRSKVPSTISESTISEVDEEEVQKVVDIHHKARDSKGEESSPDDVLLEGATPTKEEEAEPKKKKTLPPKGDFGNLLDIKPDERNVRRMHTAVKLNEVIVQKSHGAKLVLINLPGPPKMKAGDENYMEFLEVLTEGLERVLMVRGGGREVITIYS; this is translated from the exons GAAATGGCCCGGCCAAACATAACGAAGCGAGTCCCTTCATAGATTTAGAGAAGGATGATCCGGAGACAAATCTAGCTTTGTATGAG GATGAGATCCACAGACGACCCGTGGTGTCGACCATACTACAGGGGCTGGTCAGCTACAACCCTGTCCAACCTGGGgagaaggaacatcagcaggGGGAGGGCAAACAAGTTCCACGG AAAAACCAGCTGGGCACATTGATAGGAGTGTACCTGCCATGTCTACAAAACATCCTGGGTGTGCTGCTGTTTGTACGTCTGTCATGGATCGTGGGCATGGCAGGAGTACTGGAAGCCTTCATCATCGTCTTCATGTGTTGCTGCACG ACCATGCTGACAGCCATATCCATGAGTGCTATTGCTACCAATGGCATCGTGCCAG CCGGAGGCTCGTACTTCATGATATCCCGCTCCCTGGGGCCAGAGTTCGGAGGAGCTGTGGGGATCCTGTTCTACCTGGGAACAACGTTTGCATCAGCTATGTACATTCTGGGAGCCATTGAAATTCTGTTG ACCTACATAGCACCAAACATGATCCTGTTCGGCACCATCACTGGACCAGAGGGCCAGAACAACCTCTTCAACAACATGCGCGTGTACGGAACGGCCCTACTTGTCCTCATGGGCGGGATCGTGTTTGTGGGGGTCAAGTTCGTCAACAAGTTTGCCACGGTTGCCCTGGCCTGCGTCATCCTCTCCATCCTGGCTATCTTCATCGGGTTCTTTGTCACTGCGGGCCTCCCCCCGACACAACCCAG GATCTGTGTGATAGGAGAGATCCTGGTGAACCCCCCTGATAATGACTGTAGCTACATAGGACCCAACAACACAGTCAACGACCTGTGGAGGGCCTACTGCGGGGAGGAGACCAACGCCACGTGTGACCCCTACTACGAAGACAACCACCCAATACGAATTGCTGGTATCCCTGGCCTCGGGCGCAACAATGAGTTTGTTA AGAACGGACTGAACAGCTACATGTTGGCGGGAGACGCGGCGCCTCGCAGAGTGGGCTCCCCTGACAGGTACGAGATCGTGGCCGACATCACGACAACCTTCACCGTCCTGCTGGGAATCTTCTTCCCTTCTGTCACAG GAATCATGGCAGGTTCCAATCGGTCAGGTGACCTGAAGGATGCCCAGTACTCCATTCCCAGGGGAACCATCGGTGCCATAGCAACCACCTCCACCATCT ATTTGACCTCTGTTCTCATGTATGGAGGCACCGCAGATGGACGACTGCTGAGAGACAA ATATGGTGACAGCATGGGAAAAGGCATGTTAGCAGCCCAAGTCTGCTGGCCGAATGAGTGGGTGGTGCTGATTGGTTCCTTCCTGTCCACCGTGGGGGCGGGGCTGCAGAGCCTGACTGGTGCACCCCGCCTGCTGCAGGCCATCGCAAAG GACAATGTGATCCCGTTACTGGGTATCTTCTCCCGCCAGTCCAAGCGTGGGGAGCCCACCTTTGCCTTCTTCCTCACACTGTTCATCTCAGAGGTGGGCATCCTCATCGCCAGTCTGGATGCTGTCGCCCCCATCATCACCAT gTTCTTCCTGATGTGCTACCTGTTTGTCAACGTAGCCTCTGCACTGCAGACACTGCTCAAGTCCCCCAACTGGCGACCCAGATTCAAGTTCTATCACTG GACCCTGTCCATCCTGGGTGCAGGTCTGTGTGTGGCGCTCATGTTCATCTCCAGCTGGTACTATGCCCTGGCTGCTATGGTCCTGGCTGGGGGGATCTACAAGTACATAGAGTACAGAGG GGCTGAGAAGGAATGGGGAGATGGTATCAGAGGTCTGGCCCTGTCCGCTGCCCGGTACAGTCTGCTCAGACTGGAGGATGCACCACCACACACCAAGAACTGGAG ACCACAGATCCTGGTCCTGTGCAAACTAGAGGATGACTTGGTGCCAAAACACAAGCAGCTGCTCACCTTTGCCAGCCAGCTTAAAGCAG GCAAGGGTCTCACCATGGTATCAGCAGTAGTGGAGGGAGAATATGTGGACAACTATGGCACATGGCAAGCAGCAAAGCAG TCTCTGAAGAGAGTAATGGAGGAGGAGAAGGTGAAAGGTTTCTGTGAAGTCATGGTGACTCCCAATGTTATACAAGGCCTGTGTCACAT GATCCAGACTGCAGGTTTGGGTGGTCTGAACCACAACACAGTTGTGCTGGGCTGGCCACATGGATGGAGACAGGCCACAAATCCCATGGCTTGGAGGGTCTTCATTG AAACTGTGAGGAACGTGTCTGCAGGACACCAGGCCCTGCTCGTGCCCAAGGGAATCCAGCTGTTCCCTGACAACAATGAGAAGTACACAGGCACCATCGACGTCTGGTGGATTGTCC ATGATGGAGGCATGCTGATGTTACTCCCCTTCCTTCTCAAGCAACACAAAGTCTGGAAGGCCTGCAGGATGAGGATCTTCACTGTAGCTC AGCTGGAGGATAACAGCATCCAGATGAAGAAGGACCTGGAACACTTCCTGTACCACCTGCGTATCGAGGCAGACGTTCAGGTCGTGGAAATG ATGACCAGTGACATCTCAGCCTACACATATGAACGTACCCTGATGATGGAACAGCGTAATCAGATGCTGAAACAGATGCACCTCAGTAAGAGAGAGAGCAGGAAAGAG ATCCAATCCCTGACAGACATGCACAGGTCTAAGGTCCCTAGCACCATCAGTGAGAGCACCATCTCAGAGGTGGACGAGGAGGAG GTACAAAAGGTGGTCGACATTCATCACAAAGCACGTGACAGCAAAGGGGAGGAGTCATCCCCCGACGATGTACTCCTGGAGGGGGCCACGCCCACCAAGGAAGAGGAGGCTGagccaaagaagaagaagaccttACCGCCCAAGGGGGACTTTGGAAACCTTCTCGACATTAAGCC AGATGAGCGTAATGTCCGGCGGATGCACACAGCAGTGAAGCTGAATGAAGTGATAGTACAGAAGTCCCACGGAGCCAAGCTGGTACTGATCAACCTGCCGGGCCCACCCAAGATGAAGGCTGGCGATGAGAACT ACATGGAATTCTTGGAGGTTCTAACAGAGGGACTGGAACGTGTGCTGATGGTACGGGGAGGCGGACGGGAGGTCATCACCATCTACTCATAA
- the LOC118417801 gene encoding solute carrier family 12 member 4-like isoform X5 — translation MASVRFAVSSVKEDEDGISNEPVAASSPSESSAPLSPVSPPPRIEIVEYGREPHTYQKDGVEEEDETGEATSPTSPTSLTNSHDKDKEPGVADSNELLLQPKGNGPAKHNEASPFIDLEKDDPETNLALYEDEIHRRPVVSTILQGLVSYNPVQPGEKEHQQGEGKQVPRKNQLGTLIGVYLPCLQNILGVLLFVRLSWIVGMAGVLEAFIIVFMCCCTTMLTAISMSAIATNGIVPAGGSYFMISRSLGPEFGGAVGILFYLGTTFASAMYILGAIEILLTYIAPNMILFGTITGPEGQNNLFNNMRVYGTALLVLMGGIVFVGVKFVNKFATVALACVILSILAIFIGFFVTAGLPPTQPRICVIGEILVNPPDNDCSYIGPNNTVNDLWRAYCGEETNATCDPYYEDNHPIRIAGIPGLGRNNEFVKNGLNSYMLAGDAAPRRVGSPDRYEIVADITTTFTVLLGIFFPSVTGIMAGSNRSGDLKDAQYSIPRGTIGAIATTSTIYLTSVLMYGGTADGRLLRDKYGDSMGKGMLAAQVCWPNEWVVLIGSFLSTVGAGLQSLTGAPRLLQAIAKDNVIPLLGIFSRQSKRGEPTFAFFLTLFISEVGILIASLDAVAPIITMFFLMCYLFVNVASALQTLLKSPNWRPRFKFYHWTLSILGAGLCVALMFISSWYYALAAMVLAGGIYKYIEYRGAEKEWGDGIRGLALSAARYSLLRLEDAPPHTKNWRPQILVLCKLEDDLVPKHKQLLTFASQLKAGKGLTMVSAVVEGEYVDNYGTWQAAKQSLKRVMEEEKVKGFCEVMVTPNVIQGLCHMIQTAGLGGLNHNTVVLGWPHGWRQATNPMAWRVFIETVRNVSAGHQALLVPKGIQLFPDNNEKYTGTIDVWWIVHDGGMLMLLPFLLKQHKVWKACRMRIFTVAQLEDNSIQMKKDLEHFLYHLRIEADVQVVEMMTSDISAYTYERTLMMEQRNQMLKQMHLSKRESRKEVQKVVDIHHKARDSKGEESSPDDVLLEGATPTKEEEAEPKKKKTLPPKGDFGNLLDIKPDERNVRRMHTAVKLNEVIVQKSHGAKLVLINLPGPPKMKAGDENYMEFLEVLTEGLERVLMVRGGGREVITIYS, via the exons GAAATGGCCCGGCCAAACATAACGAAGCGAGTCCCTTCATAGATTTAGAGAAGGATGATCCGGAGACAAATCTAGCTTTGTATGAG GATGAGATCCACAGACGACCCGTGGTGTCGACCATACTACAGGGGCTGGTCAGCTACAACCCTGTCCAACCTGGGgagaaggaacatcagcaggGGGAGGGCAAACAAGTTCCACGG AAAAACCAGCTGGGCACATTGATAGGAGTGTACCTGCCATGTCTACAAAACATCCTGGGTGTGCTGCTGTTTGTACGTCTGTCATGGATCGTGGGCATGGCAGGAGTACTGGAAGCCTTCATCATCGTCTTCATGTGTTGCTGCACG ACCATGCTGACAGCCATATCCATGAGTGCTATTGCTACCAATGGCATCGTGCCAG CCGGAGGCTCGTACTTCATGATATCCCGCTCCCTGGGGCCAGAGTTCGGAGGAGCTGTGGGGATCCTGTTCTACCTGGGAACAACGTTTGCATCAGCTATGTACATTCTGGGAGCCATTGAAATTCTGTTG ACCTACATAGCACCAAACATGATCCTGTTCGGCACCATCACTGGACCAGAGGGCCAGAACAACCTCTTCAACAACATGCGCGTGTACGGAACGGCCCTACTTGTCCTCATGGGCGGGATCGTGTTTGTGGGGGTCAAGTTCGTCAACAAGTTTGCCACGGTTGCCCTGGCCTGCGTCATCCTCTCCATCCTGGCTATCTTCATCGGGTTCTTTGTCACTGCGGGCCTCCCCCCGACACAACCCAG GATCTGTGTGATAGGAGAGATCCTGGTGAACCCCCCTGATAATGACTGTAGCTACATAGGACCCAACAACACAGTCAACGACCTGTGGAGGGCCTACTGCGGGGAGGAGACCAACGCCACGTGTGACCCCTACTACGAAGACAACCACCCAATACGAATTGCTGGTATCCCTGGCCTCGGGCGCAACAATGAGTTTGTTA AGAACGGACTGAACAGCTACATGTTGGCGGGAGACGCGGCGCCTCGCAGAGTGGGCTCCCCTGACAGGTACGAGATCGTGGCCGACATCACGACAACCTTCACCGTCCTGCTGGGAATCTTCTTCCCTTCTGTCACAG GAATCATGGCAGGTTCCAATCGGTCAGGTGACCTGAAGGATGCCCAGTACTCCATTCCCAGGGGAACCATCGGTGCCATAGCAACCACCTCCACCATCT ATTTGACCTCTGTTCTCATGTATGGAGGCACCGCAGATGGACGACTGCTGAGAGACAA ATATGGTGACAGCATGGGAAAAGGCATGTTAGCAGCCCAAGTCTGCTGGCCGAATGAGTGGGTGGTGCTGATTGGTTCCTTCCTGTCCACCGTGGGGGCGGGGCTGCAGAGCCTGACTGGTGCACCCCGCCTGCTGCAGGCCATCGCAAAG GACAATGTGATCCCGTTACTGGGTATCTTCTCCCGCCAGTCCAAGCGTGGGGAGCCCACCTTTGCCTTCTTCCTCACACTGTTCATCTCAGAGGTGGGCATCCTCATCGCCAGTCTGGATGCTGTCGCCCCCATCATCACCAT gTTCTTCCTGATGTGCTACCTGTTTGTCAACGTAGCCTCTGCACTGCAGACACTGCTCAAGTCCCCCAACTGGCGACCCAGATTCAAGTTCTATCACTG GACCCTGTCCATCCTGGGTGCAGGTCTGTGTGTGGCGCTCATGTTCATCTCCAGCTGGTACTATGCCCTGGCTGCTATGGTCCTGGCTGGGGGGATCTACAAGTACATAGAGTACAGAGG GGCTGAGAAGGAATGGGGAGATGGTATCAGAGGTCTGGCCCTGTCCGCTGCCCGGTACAGTCTGCTCAGACTGGAGGATGCACCACCACACACCAAGAACTGGAG ACCACAGATCCTGGTCCTGTGCAAACTAGAGGATGACTTGGTGCCAAAACACAAGCAGCTGCTCACCTTTGCCAGCCAGCTTAAAGCAG GCAAGGGTCTCACCATGGTATCAGCAGTAGTGGAGGGAGAATATGTGGACAACTATGGCACATGGCAAGCAGCAAAGCAG TCTCTGAAGAGAGTAATGGAGGAGGAGAAGGTGAAAGGTTTCTGTGAAGTCATGGTGACTCCCAATGTTATACAAGGCCTGTGTCACAT GATCCAGACTGCAGGTTTGGGTGGTCTGAACCACAACACAGTTGTGCTGGGCTGGCCACATGGATGGAGACAGGCCACAAATCCCATGGCTTGGAGGGTCTTCATTG AAACTGTGAGGAACGTGTCTGCAGGACACCAGGCCCTGCTCGTGCCCAAGGGAATCCAGCTGTTCCCTGACAACAATGAGAAGTACACAGGCACCATCGACGTCTGGTGGATTGTCC ATGATGGAGGCATGCTGATGTTACTCCCCTTCCTTCTCAAGCAACACAAAGTCTGGAAGGCCTGCAGGATGAGGATCTTCACTGTAGCTC AGCTGGAGGATAACAGCATCCAGATGAAGAAGGACCTGGAACACTTCCTGTACCACCTGCGTATCGAGGCAGACGTTCAGGTCGTGGAAATG ATGACCAGTGACATCTCAGCCTACACATATGAACGTACCCTGATGATGGAACAGCGTAATCAGATGCTGAAACAGATGCACCTCAGTAAGAGAGAGAGCAGGAAAGAG GTACAAAAGGTGGTCGACATTCATCACAAAGCACGTGACAGCAAAGGGGAGGAGTCATCCCCCGACGATGTACTCCTGGAGGGGGCCACGCCCACCAAGGAAGAGGAGGCTGagccaaagaagaagaagaccttACCGCCCAAGGGGGACTTTGGAAACCTTCTCGACATTAAGCC AGATGAGCGTAATGTCCGGCGGATGCACACAGCAGTGAAGCTGAATGAAGTGATAGTACAGAAGTCCCACGGAGCCAAGCTGGTACTGATCAACCTGCCGGGCCCACCCAAGATGAAGGCTGGCGATGAGAACT ACATGGAATTCTTGGAGGTTCTAACAGAGGGACTGGAACGTGTGCTGATGGTACGGGGAGGCGGACGGGAGGTCATCACCATCTACTCATAA
- the LOC118417801 gene encoding solute carrier family 12 member 4-like isoform X4, whose product MASVRFAVSSVKEDEDGISNEPVAASSPSESSAPLSPVSPPPRIEIVEYGREPHTYQKGNGPAKHNEASPFIDLEKDDPETNLALYEDEIHRRPVVSTILQGLVSYNPVQPGEKEHQQGEGKQVPRKNQLGTLIGVYLPCLQNILGVLLFVRLSWIVGMAGVLEAFIIVFMCCCTTMLTAISMSAIATNGIVPAGGSYFMISRSLGPEFGGAVGILFYLGTTFASAMYILGAIEILLTYIAPNMILFGTITGPEGQNNLFNNMRVYGTALLVLMGGIVFVGVKFVNKFATVALACVILSILAIFIGFFVTAGLPPTQPRICVIGEILVNPPDNDCSYIGPNNTVNDLWRAYCGEETNATCDPYYEDNHPIRIAGIPGLGRNNEFVKNGLNSYMLAGDAAPRRVGSPDRYEIVADITTTFTVLLGIFFPSVTGIMAGSNRSGDLKDAQYSIPRGTIGAIATTSTIYLTSVLMYGGTADGRLLRDKYGDSMGKGMLAAQVCWPNEWVVLIGSFLSTVGAGLQSLTGAPRLLQAIAKDNVIPLLGIFSRQSKRGEPTFAFFLTLFISEVGILIASLDAVAPIITMFFLMCYLFVNVASALQTLLKSPNWRPRFKFYHWTLSILGAGLCVALMFISSWYYALAAMVLAGGIYKYIEYRGAEKEWGDGIRGLALSAARYSLLRLEDAPPHTKNWRPQILVLCKLEDDLVPKHKQLLTFASQLKAGKGLTMVSAVVEGEYVDNYGTWQAAKQSLKRVMEEEKVKGFCEVMVTPNVIQGLCHMIQTAGLGGLNHNTVVLGWPHGWRQATNPMAWRVFIETVRNVSAGHQALLVPKGIQLFPDNNEKYTGTIDVWWIVHDGGMLMLLPFLLKQHKVWKACRMRIFTVAQLEDNSIQMKKDLEHFLYHLRIEADVQVVEMMTSDISAYTYERTLMMEQRNQMLKQMHLSKRESRKEIQSLTDMHRSKVPSTISESTISEVDEEEPFASGKTAKTKGDYGSLDEKVSKMDPWSPEVQKVVDIHHKARDSKGEESSPDDVLLEGATPTKEEEAEPKKKKTLPPKGDFGNLLDIKPDERNVRRMHTAVKLNEVIVQKSHGAKLVLINLPGPPKMKAGDENYMEFLEVLTEGLERVLMVRGGGREVITIYS is encoded by the exons GAAATGGCCCGGCCAAACATAACGAAGCGAGTCCCTTCATAGATTTAGAGAAGGATGATCCGGAGACAAATCTAGCTTTGTATGAG GATGAGATCCACAGACGACCCGTGGTGTCGACCATACTACAGGGGCTGGTCAGCTACAACCCTGTCCAACCTGGGgagaaggaacatcagcaggGGGAGGGCAAACAAGTTCCACGG AAAAACCAGCTGGGCACATTGATAGGAGTGTACCTGCCATGTCTACAAAACATCCTGGGTGTGCTGCTGTTTGTACGTCTGTCATGGATCGTGGGCATGGCAGGAGTACTGGAAGCCTTCATCATCGTCTTCATGTGTTGCTGCACG ACCATGCTGACAGCCATATCCATGAGTGCTATTGCTACCAATGGCATCGTGCCAG CCGGAGGCTCGTACTTCATGATATCCCGCTCCCTGGGGCCAGAGTTCGGAGGAGCTGTGGGGATCCTGTTCTACCTGGGAACAACGTTTGCATCAGCTATGTACATTCTGGGAGCCATTGAAATTCTGTTG ACCTACATAGCACCAAACATGATCCTGTTCGGCACCATCACTGGACCAGAGGGCCAGAACAACCTCTTCAACAACATGCGCGTGTACGGAACGGCCCTACTTGTCCTCATGGGCGGGATCGTGTTTGTGGGGGTCAAGTTCGTCAACAAGTTTGCCACGGTTGCCCTGGCCTGCGTCATCCTCTCCATCCTGGCTATCTTCATCGGGTTCTTTGTCACTGCGGGCCTCCCCCCGACACAACCCAG GATCTGTGTGATAGGAGAGATCCTGGTGAACCCCCCTGATAATGACTGTAGCTACATAGGACCCAACAACACAGTCAACGACCTGTGGAGGGCCTACTGCGGGGAGGAGACCAACGCCACGTGTGACCCCTACTACGAAGACAACCACCCAATACGAATTGCTGGTATCCCTGGCCTCGGGCGCAACAATGAGTTTGTTA AGAACGGACTGAACAGCTACATGTTGGCGGGAGACGCGGCGCCTCGCAGAGTGGGCTCCCCTGACAGGTACGAGATCGTGGCCGACATCACGACAACCTTCACCGTCCTGCTGGGAATCTTCTTCCCTTCTGTCACAG GAATCATGGCAGGTTCCAATCGGTCAGGTGACCTGAAGGATGCCCAGTACTCCATTCCCAGGGGAACCATCGGTGCCATAGCAACCACCTCCACCATCT ATTTGACCTCTGTTCTCATGTATGGAGGCACCGCAGATGGACGACTGCTGAGAGACAA ATATGGTGACAGCATGGGAAAAGGCATGTTAGCAGCCCAAGTCTGCTGGCCGAATGAGTGGGTGGTGCTGATTGGTTCCTTCCTGTCCACCGTGGGGGCGGGGCTGCAGAGCCTGACTGGTGCACCCCGCCTGCTGCAGGCCATCGCAAAG GACAATGTGATCCCGTTACTGGGTATCTTCTCCCGCCAGTCCAAGCGTGGGGAGCCCACCTTTGCCTTCTTCCTCACACTGTTCATCTCAGAGGTGGGCATCCTCATCGCCAGTCTGGATGCTGTCGCCCCCATCATCACCAT gTTCTTCCTGATGTGCTACCTGTTTGTCAACGTAGCCTCTGCACTGCAGACACTGCTCAAGTCCCCCAACTGGCGACCCAGATTCAAGTTCTATCACTG GACCCTGTCCATCCTGGGTGCAGGTCTGTGTGTGGCGCTCATGTTCATCTCCAGCTGGTACTATGCCCTGGCTGCTATGGTCCTGGCTGGGGGGATCTACAAGTACATAGAGTACAGAGG GGCTGAGAAGGAATGGGGAGATGGTATCAGAGGTCTGGCCCTGTCCGCTGCCCGGTACAGTCTGCTCAGACTGGAGGATGCACCACCACACACCAAGAACTGGAG ACCACAGATCCTGGTCCTGTGCAAACTAGAGGATGACTTGGTGCCAAAACACAAGCAGCTGCTCACCTTTGCCAGCCAGCTTAAAGCAG GCAAGGGTCTCACCATGGTATCAGCAGTAGTGGAGGGAGAATATGTGGACAACTATGGCACATGGCAAGCAGCAAAGCAG TCTCTGAAGAGAGTAATGGAGGAGGAGAAGGTGAAAGGTTTCTGTGAAGTCATGGTGACTCCCAATGTTATACAAGGCCTGTGTCACAT GATCCAGACTGCAGGTTTGGGTGGTCTGAACCACAACACAGTTGTGCTGGGCTGGCCACATGGATGGAGACAGGCCACAAATCCCATGGCTTGGAGGGTCTTCATTG AAACTGTGAGGAACGTGTCTGCAGGACACCAGGCCCTGCTCGTGCCCAAGGGAATCCAGCTGTTCCCTGACAACAATGAGAAGTACACAGGCACCATCGACGTCTGGTGGATTGTCC ATGATGGAGGCATGCTGATGTTACTCCCCTTCCTTCTCAAGCAACACAAAGTCTGGAAGGCCTGCAGGATGAGGATCTTCACTGTAGCTC AGCTGGAGGATAACAGCATCCAGATGAAGAAGGACCTGGAACACTTCCTGTACCACCTGCGTATCGAGGCAGACGTTCAGGTCGTGGAAATG ATGACCAGTGACATCTCAGCCTACACATATGAACGTACCCTGATGATGGAACAGCGTAATCAGATGCTGAAACAGATGCACCTCAGTAAGAGAGAGAGCAGGAAAGAG ATCCAATCCCTGACAGACATGCACAGGTCTAAGGTCCCTAGCACCATCAGTGAGAGCACCATCTCAGAGGTGGACGAGGAGGAG CCTTTTGCCAGTGGGAAGACAGCCAAGACCAAAGGCGACTATGGTTCCCTCGATGAAAAGGTATCAAAAATGGACCCCTGGAGCCCGGAG GTACAAAAGGTGGTCGACATTCATCACAAAGCACGTGACAGCAAAGGGGAGGAGTCATCCCCCGACGATGTACTCCTGGAGGGGGCCACGCCCACCAAGGAAGAGGAGGCTGagccaaagaagaagaagaccttACCGCCCAAGGGGGACTTTGGAAACCTTCTCGACATTAAGCC AGATGAGCGTAATGTCCGGCGGATGCACACAGCAGTGAAGCTGAATGAAGTGATAGTACAGAAGTCCCACGGAGCCAAGCTGGTACTGATCAACCTGCCGGGCCCACCCAAGATGAAGGCTGGCGATGAGAACT ACATGGAATTCTTGGAGGTTCTAACAGAGGGACTGGAACGTGTGCTGATGGTACGGGGAGGCGGACGGGAGGTCATCACCATCTACTCATAA